One window of the Sparus aurata chromosome 7, fSpaAur1.1, whole genome shotgun sequence genome contains the following:
- the rassf11 gene encoding ras association domain-containing protein 8 produces MEVKVSVDGIPRVVCGVTEETTCQEVVIALAQALGQPGRYTLRETFKDFERCMTPNERLLETLEKYGEQAREVQLMLLHNGPSGWDEMSRTKVGRYQPCPPLRRKDAGTRMRRGSGSLGLHRRSLPPMSCLRQEAEQQKEDLKRPKRKSLTLMEEAWEWLESLGKGKVYSTACDKESSKRTDKRNRISLDVSLAFDKDNSGWSSRSKVRGQKSLKSDLDQQTSCCMGSPARGKESKHGKKTQEAKLDDLSSSCCATTEDEKNSLRETIIFQLGCLQDLQAQIAHIDKQIFELEEKQRAKKSVQEAQQRMAEEEMEQIKFWENELKAEEGYEKDLHGQFLEMRAKAVECKHKLEDYRHKMQGLDFFASQNVAQEDSETTSKVGASATATGTWRQSDPDRDVNINRKSLPREGLQPPDALVPPGQIKERRPTGPTELREWWSRWSQAQGSQTQTKQKVIHRSELTIYLGSTKV; encoded by the exons ATGGAAGTGAAGGTGTCTGTGGATGGTATCCCACGTGTGGTCTGTGGAGTCACAGAAGAAACAACATGCCAAGAAGTGGTCATAGCTTTGGCCCAAGCCCTGG GCCAGCCTGGACGCTACACTCTACGGGAGACGTTTAAAGACTTTGAGAGATGCATGACGCCCAATGAACGCCTTCTGGAGACTCTTGAGAAGTATGGCGAGCAGGCCAGGGAGGTCCAACTCATGCTGCTCCACAACGGACCCTCAGGCTGGGATGAAATGAGCAGGACAAAGGTTGGCAGATACCAGCCCTGCCCGCCATTGAGAAGAAAAGATGCAGGCACCAGAATGCGGCGGGGCAGCGGTTCACTAGGCTTGCATCGTCGAAGCTTGCCGCCCATGTCCTGTTTAAGACAAGAGGCTGAGCAGCAAAAAGAGGACTTGAAACGGCCTAAAAGGAAGTCTCTGACGCTCATGGAGGAGGCCTGGGAATGGCTGGAGAGTCTGGGTAAAGGCAAGGTCTACAGCACGGCTTGTGATAAGGAAAGCAGCAAGAGGACTGATAAAAGGAATCGAATCTCTTTGGATGTTTCTCTCGCTTTCGACAAAGATAACTCCGGTTGGAGCAGTAGAAGCAAAGTGAGAGGTCAGAAGAGTTTGAAGTCAGACCTGGATCAACAGACATCCTGCTGCATGGGAAGTCCGGCAAGGGGTAAAGAAAGCAAACACGGCAAGAAAACTCAAGAGGCAAAATTGGATGACCTGTCCAGCTCATGCTGTGCTACAACCGAAGATGAGAAAAATAGTCTCAGAGAAACAATAATATTTCAGCTCGGCTGTCTGCAGGATTTACAGGCCCAGATAGCGCACATAGACAAACAGATTTTTGAGCTCGAGGAAAAACAGAGGGCCAAAAAATCTGTGCAGGAAGCCCAGCAGAGGATGGCTGAAGAGGAGATGGAGCAGATCAAGTTTTGGGAGAATGAATTAAAGGCTGAGGAAGGTTACGAGAAGGATTTGCATGGTCAATTCCTTGAGATGAGGGCAAAGGCTGTGGAGTGCAAGCACAAACTGGAGGATTACAGGCACAAAATGCAGGGGCTAGATTTCTTTGCATCTCAAAATGTTGCTCAGGAGGATTCGGAGACAACTTCAAAAGTTGGTGCAAGTGCAACCGCCACTGGAACTTGGCGACAATCTGATCCAGATCGGGATGTAAATATTAACAGGAAGTCCCTGCCCAGAGAAGGCTTACAGCCTCCTGATGCTCTAGTTCCTCCCGGCCAGATAAAGGAGCGACGGCCCACAGGTCCCACCGAGCTGAGGGAGTGGTGGTCCCGCTGGTCTCAGGCCCAAGGCTCTCAAACACAGACTAAACAGAAGGTGATTCATCGCTCCGAGCTCACCATATATCTGGGCAGTACCAAGGTTTAG